In Campylobacter sp. MIT 12-8780, the genomic stretch ATTTTTTGGTAAAAAATCCAGATTTTGACTTTTTTATCGATGTAAGTTCTAAAAAAACTTTGAGTTTTAGGGCAAATGGCAAGGTTGATGTAAGCATAATGGCAAAAAAACTTGTTGGCGGAGGAGGGCATAAAAACGCAAGTGGAGGGCTTTTTGCAGCTTTTAAAGAGAGTGTAAATTATGCGTTGATTAAGGCTCAAATTCAAGATTTAATCATCTCAAAAACTCAAATTTAAGGAAAAATAATGAAACAAGAAGAAATTGAAGCGTTGCAATATGAGCTTAATGTAGTCTTAGAAGCTTTGCTTATAACAGCTGGAGTAAAAAGAAGTAAGCTTGATGAAGCTGTGCAAAATTACATAGAATGCATTGACAAAATCGAAGAAGATGATGATAAAGAAGGGGTTGATGAAGTTTTAGAAGCGATAGAATACCTCAAAACTCATCACCAAGAGCTTTTTAACTAAGATTTTTTAAAGAAAAATTTTTTTATTTTAAGCCAAAGCTCTGTCAAACTTAGCTTTTTTACCTGTCCCAAAGAGCTAAAAACACAAGAGTCAAGGTCTTTTTTTTCTTGAACACTTAAATTTTTCATATCCAAACCTTTTCAAAATATATTGCATAGGCAAAATTATATCATAAAACTTTTTATTTGTATCCAAAAATAATGATAAATCTTACTTTCTATTATATATTAGTCTATATTGCTAATATATATTTAGTTATATAGACTAAAGTTTATTAAATAATTTTTTTTAATTTTTTGTAAAAAATACTTGACATTAATACACTCAATGTTGTATAATACCTTTAAATTTAAAACTAAATATCGCCTAAACAAGCGGTAAAAAGGAGGCGTAGTGAAAGAACAAGAACACTTAGATCAAGAACAAAATCTTGAAACTTCAAACGAGGCTGAGAATTTAGCTAGCGATGAGCAAAACGAACTTGAAAGCTTAAAGGCTGAAAATGCTGAGTTAAAAGATAGGTATTTAAGAGCTAATGCTGAATTTGAAAATATCAAAAAAAGAATGGAAAAAGAAAAAGCTTCAGCTCTAGCTTATGCAAATGAAGGCTTTGCAAAGGATTTACTTGATGTGATCGATGCCTTAGAAGCAGCAAGTAGCGTTGAGGCCAAAGATGAAGTGAGTGAGAAAATCAAAGAAGGAGTGAAAAATACTTTAGATTTATTTCTTAAAAAGCTTGAAAAGCACGGTATCAAGCAAATTGAAGCTCTAAGTGAGTTTGATCCAAATTTACATGAGGCTATGTTTCATCAAGAAAGTAGCGATCATAAAAGTGGAGCCATCATACAAGTGCTTCAAAAAGGCTATCAAATAGGCGATAGAATTGTCCGCCCAGCTAAAGTAAGTGTGGCAAAATAAGGTGTATCTGTAAAGATACGAGTTATGGATTTTAAAAATTTAAAAAAAGGATAAACAATGGCAAAAGTTATAGGAATAGACTTAGGAACAACAAATTCTTGTGTAGCTGTCTTTGAAAGAGGCGAAAGCAAGGTGATCCCAAACAAAGAAGGTAAAAACACAACCCCTTCAGTAGTAGCTTTTACTGATAAGGGCGAGGTTTTAGTAGGTGATAGTGCAAAGCGTCAAGCTGTAACAAACCCTGAAAAAACCATTTATTCTATAAAAAGGATTATGGGGCTTATGTTTAATGAGGATAAGGCTAAGGAAGCTGAAAAACGCCTACCTTATCACATAGTCGATAGGAACGGAGCTTGTGCAGTTGAAATCGCTGGCAAGGTTTATACTCCTCAAGAAATTTCAGCTAAGGTTTTAATGAAGCTTAAAGAAGACGCTGAAGCTTTTTTGGGCGAACAAGTTGTTGATGCGGTAATCACCGTGCCAGCGTATTTTAACGACGCTCAAAGAAAGGCGACAAAAGAAGCTGGAACCATAGCCGGACTTAATGTCTTAAGAATCATCAACGAGCCAACTTCGGCTGCGCTTGCGTATGGGCTTGATAAAAAAGAAAGCGAAAAGATAGTTGTCTATGATCTAGGTGGGGGAACCTTTGATGTTACCGTGCTTGAAACAGGTGATAATGTCGTAGAAGTACTTTCAACCGGAGGGGACGCTTTCTTAGGAGGCGATGATTTTGATAATAAGCTTATAGATTTTTTAGCAAGTGAGTTTAAAAACGAACAAGGTATAGACTTAAAAAATGATGTTATGGCTTTACAAAGACTTAAAGAAGCCGCTGAAACAGCCAAAAAAGAACTCAGCTCAGCCACTGAAACAGAGGTAAATTTACCTTTCATCACAGCTGATGCAAGCGGTCCAAAACACCTTGTGAAAAAAATCACTCGTGCTAAATTTGAAAGCATGATAGAAAGCCTTGTGGGCGAGACTATCTCAAAGATTAACGAAGTCGTAAAAGATGCTGGCTTAAACAAAGATGAAGTCAAAGAAATCGTTATGGTAGGTGGTTCAACTCGTGTGCCTTTGGTGCAAGAAGAAGTGAAAAAAGCCTTTAATAAAGAGCTTAATAAAAGCGTAAATCCTGATGAGGTTGTAGCTATTGGTGCAGCTATTCAAGGTGCTGTGATAAAAGGTGATGTTAAAGATGTGCTTTTACTTGATGTAACTCCGCTATCTTTGGGTATTGAAACCTTAGGTGGAGTGATGACTAAGATCATAGAAAAAGGCACAACCATACCAACTAAAAAAGAACAAACCTTCTCAACAGCTGAAGACAATCAAAGTGCGGTTACTATCAATGTCTTACAAGGCGAGAGAGAATTTAGCCGCGATAATAAATCCTTAGGAAATTTCAACCTTGAAGGCATTCCACCAGCTCCAAGAGGTATGCCACAAATTGAAGTAAGCTTTGATATAGACGCTAATGGTATTTTAACTGTTTCAGCAAAAGACAAGGCTACAGGCAAGGCTCAAGAGATCAAAATCACAGGCTCAAGTGGTTTAAGTGAAGAAGAGATCGAAAAAATGGTAAAAGACGCCGAGCTTCACAAAGAAGAGGATAAAAAACGCAAAGAAGCTGTAGAAGCTAGAAATCAAGCCGAAGCTTTAGTGCATCAAGTCGAAAAATCTCTAAGCGAACTTGGCGAAAAGATAAGTGAAGAGGATAAAACAAATATCACTAAGGCTTTGGATGAGCTTAAAGAACTGCTTAAAAATGAAAATGCAAGCAAAGAAGAAATAGAAGAAAAGGTTAAAAACCTAAGCGCTGTTTCTCACAAACTTGCTGAAAGTATGTATAAAAAAGATGATACTGCAGGCAATGACAAAAAGAAAAAAGATGATGATGTTATTGATGCTGAAGTAGAATGATTTTAAAGAGTGAGGCTTTAAGCCTTGCTCTTTAATTGCAAGAAAAATAAAATGCTTTTATACCACCCCTTTGAGCCATTTTTTGATGAAAACTCAAGGATTTTAATACTTGGCAGTTTTCCTTCACTTAAATCAAGAGAATTAGGCTTTTACTATCAAAATAAAAACAATCGCTTTTATCAAATTTTAGAGCTTCTTTTTAACTTAGCTCCTAAAAGCTTAACTAAGCAAGAAAGTCAAAAAGCTTTTTTAAAAGCTTATAAAATAGCTCTTTGGGATATTTTTAAAAGCTGTGATATAACAAAGTCAAAAGATGAGAGTATAAATTTAAAAGATATAAATACCAAAGCAAACGATTTAAGCTTTGTGCTTGAAAAAGCCCCTATAAAAGCAGTTTTTACTACAGGCAAAATCGCTCACAAAGGCTTTTGTCATTTTTATGCAAATTTCAAGCAAAATTATCCTAGCGTGTTTTATCATACTTTGCCTTCAAGCTCAAGTGCAAATGCTCGTTTTAGCTTAGAAAAACTCGTTGATGAGTATAAACTCATCAAAGCCTATCTTTAGCCTACTATACCAAAATAAAAAATCAAAGCGATGATACAAGGGACGATGAATTTGACATAATAATACCAAATTCTAATAAAAGTCTTTGCCCTTGAACCACTTTGAAGCTCCTTAATCGCCTCATCTTTCATCACCCAGCCCACATAGATACAACATAAAAAAGCCGTTAAAACAAATAAGATATTGCCACTTACAAAATCAAAGCTATCAAAGATATTTTTGCCCTTTATCAGCACTACATCGCGCCAAGGTCCATAAGTCAGTATGCAAGGGATATTTCCAAGCACGAAAATTCCACCCAAAGTAAGATTAATGGCTGTTTTTTTACTGAACTTAAATTTTTCCTCTAAAACACTAATGATAACTTGATATATAGGCAAAGAAGTCGTGAGTGCAGCGATTAAAAGCAGGATAAAAAATAAAGCACATATAAAGGTGCCAAATTTTACATAAGAAAAGGCTATGGGAAGAGTTTCAAACACAAGTGAAGGACCTTTATCTGGGCTAAGCCCTACGCTAAAGAGCACCGGAAAGATCATAAAGCCAGCTAAAACAGCAATAAGCGTGTTTAAAATACCGGTGTAAGTGGCTGTTTTGATGAGATTTTCATCTTTTTTAAGATGAGATGAAAGCGTGATCATTACGCCAAAACCAAGAGAAAGCGCAAAAAATACTTGTCCTAAAACATCGATGAAAAGTTTTGCTGAAGCCTTATCAAAGGCTAAAATTTTACTAAAGTCAGGCTTTAAATAATACTCAACGCCCTTAAATGCGCCATCTAAGCTTAAATTTCTAATGATAACAACAAGCAAGCAGATGAAAAGTAAAGGCATAAGAAGCTTGACTGATTTTTCTATGCCATCGATAATACCTTTGCGTAAAATGAAAAAATTTATCAAAACAAAAATGCTCGTAAAAATGCCGATAAAAAGCGGATTATACTCTATATTTTGTTCATAAAATGAAGCGGCGTATTCTTTGGTGATAGGGCTTGAAAGATCAAAATTCCCAAATAAAAGATGGAAAATATACACCAGCACAAAGCCCCCAAGCACCATATAATACGCCATGATCCCAAAGCTTCCCAAAAGCCCCATATACCCAACGCCCTGCCAAGTCTTACTCACACTTTTATCTTTTGTGATTTTACCACCAAAAGCATCAACGCTGTTCGTATGGGCTTTTCGTCCTATAACATTTTCAACTAAGATCACAGGAATGCCTATAAAAATCATTGCAAGGCAAAAAACCAGCACAAAAGCCGCTCCGCCATTTTCACCCACAAGATAAGGAAAACGCCAAGTTGCCCCAAAGCCAATCGTCGCTCCAGCAACGGTAAGTATATAAGTAAGCGTGTTGCTCCAAGTTTGTCTTTGCATAATTCATCCTTAAAAACGAAGCTTGCGTAAATTTTGAAAAAATATCATTATAGCAGTATTTTGCTTGAAAATAAAAGAAAATTTGCAATTTCTTTTATTTTCACGCTTTTTGATAGGCTCAGTTTAAATTTCAAAGCGAATTTAAAAACTCATCAGCTCCCACAAAGCCGATGATTTGCTCTTTTTTTACACCATCTTTAAAGATAAACATAACAGGTGGGGCAAAAACTTCAAATTTTTTCATTATTTTAAGTTCTTCATCATCACCCTTGCTAATGTCGATTTTAAGCAAGCTGTAGTTTTGTAAAAGCTCTTGCACTTTTTTATCTGAAAAAGTAAAAGCATCTAAAAGCTTGCAGTTTTCACACCAAGAAGCTGTAAAATACAGCAAAATCGGCTTTTTACTTTGCTGTAGTTTTGCTTCAAGCTCCTTAAGAGTGCTAATATTTTCAAACTCAAGTGAGTTTAAATTTTGTGAATTTGAGGCATTTGAGTTGAGATGAAAAGGATTTAAAAGGCTTTTTCCGCCAAATAATCCTCCTAAAAATAAGCTCAAACTATAGGCTAAAACAAGTATTAAAAGAGCCTTTTTAGCCTTTGCGTAGTTTGAATTAAGCCCATCAAAAATTCCCATAAAACTTACAAAAAACACCCCAAGCACCCCAAAAGCAATGAGTATATAAGGCATAGCTAAAAAGCGAGAGCAGATCCAAATCGCCATAGCAAGCATTAAAAAACCAAAAAAGATATTTACCCTTTGCATCCATGCCCCAGCCTTTAAAAACCCAAGTCCAAGCCCTACAAATAAAAGCGGAACGCCCATACCAAAACTCAAAACAAAAAGAGAAGCCCCGCCAAGCACTATATCAGCACTTTTTGCGATATAAAGCAAAGCAGCAGCCAAAGGTGCAGCCACGCAAGGTCCTATGATAAGAGCTGATAAAAAGCCCATACTTGCAAGGCTAAGCACACCTTTTGTTTTTGAGCTTTGTTTTTTGATGATGAAATTTTGTATCTTGCTTGGCATTTGAAGATGAAATACCCCAAAACAAGCAAGAGCTAAAAGCACAAAAATAAAGGCAAAAAAGCTAAGCACTAAAGGATGTTGTAAAAAGCCTTGCACGCTTGCACCAACTAAAGCCGTAACAATGCCAGCTAAAGCATAAGCTAAAGACATAAAAAACACAAAGATAAAAGAAAGCCAAAAGGCTCGTTTTTTACTTGGTGTTTGCGTGCTTTTTGCAAGTATGAGCGATGAAAGTATGGGGATCATCGGCAGGGTGCAAGGAGTAAGAGAAAGTAAAAGTCCATATCCAAAAAAGCTTAACAAGGTAAGAAAAAAGCCATCTTTGTTGAATTCATTTCGCTTTTTCATCTTTTTTGTATCTGCAAGTTCGCTAAGCTTATAACTGCCTTGATCTTGCTTTAGTGTAAAACTTTTTTTCAAAGGGCGATAGCAAAACCCAGCTTCAGCACAGCCTTGATATGAAAGTTCTAGCAAAGCCTCGTTTTTGTTAGCAAGCTCTTTTTTGAGTAAAATTTGTGGGATAAAAAGCTCTACATTCGCATAATATCTTTGTTCGTTGTTTTTTTCAATACTTGCAGGCAGGTTAAGCAAAGCAGTGATGTCTTTATCATCAAGTTTGATTTTCAGTTCTTTTTGATACAAATAAATCGTATCAGCGATATCAAAATCAAAATAAACCCCTACTTCATCAGCATAAGAACGGAGTTTAAATGCTTCATTTGGTTGTAAAAATTCAGCCCAGCTTAGATTTAAAAAAAGGAAAAATATCAGAAAAATACGCATTAAGTTCTCATTTATATCTTGTTTTATTTTTAATTATAGTTTGTTATGGTAAATTTAAAAGAATATTTTTCAAGGAGATTTGCCTATGACATCACCAAAACCCCAGTCAAAAAATGCTAAACACTTGGCACAAAAAGATGAGTTAAAATCCCCAAAAAAACTTGATATGCCAAAAGATCAAAAAGTTCAAGATGATACAAAAGATGAGTATGTAAGTATAAAGGTTAAAAAAAGCACCCTTAAATACGAAAAGGAGCTTAAAGCCTTGCAAATTGAGCTTTTGAAATTTCAAAATTTCGTTAAAGATAAAGGCTTAAAGGTTTTAATCCTCACAGAAGGACGCGACGCAGCAGGTAAGGGAGGCTCGATCAAGCGT encodes the following:
- a CDS encoding sodium-dependent transporter: MQRQTWSNTLTYILTVAGATIGFGATWRFPYLVGENGGAAFVLVFCLAMIFIGIPVILVENVIGRKAHTNSVDAFGGKITKDKSVSKTWQGVGYMGLLGSFGIMAYYMVLGGFVLVYIFHLLFGNFDLSSPITKEYAASFYEQNIEYNPLFIGIFTSIFVLINFFILRKGIIDGIEKSVKLLMPLLFICLLVVIIRNLSLDGAFKGVEYYLKPDFSKILAFDKASAKLFIDVLGQVFFALSLGFGVMITLSSHLKKDENLIKTATYTGILNTLIAVLAGFMIFPVLFSVGLSPDKGPSLVFETLPIAFSYVKFGTFICALFFILLLIAALTTSLPIYQVIISVLEEKFKFSKKTAINLTLGGIFVLGNIPCILTYGPWRDVVLIKGKNIFDSFDFVSGNILFVLTAFLCCIYVGWVMKDEAIKELQSGSRAKTFIRIWYYYVKFIVPCIIALIFYFGIVG
- a CDS encoding DNA-deoxyinosine glycosylase — protein: MLLYHPFEPFFDENSRILILGSFPSLKSRELGFYYQNKNNRFYQILELLFNLAPKSLTKQESQKAFLKAYKIALWDIFKSCDITKSKDESINLKDINTKANDLSFVLEKAPIKAVFTTGKIAHKGFCHFYANFKQNYPSVFYHTLPSSSSANARFSLEKLVDEYKLIKAYL
- the dsbD gene encoding protein-disulfide reductase DsbD translates to MRIFLIFFLFLNLSWAEFLQPNEAFKLRSYADEVGVYFDFDIADTIYLYQKELKIKLDDKDITALLNLPASIEKNNEQRYYANVELFIPQILLKKELANKNEALLELSYQGCAEAGFCYRPLKKSFTLKQDQGSYKLSELADTKKMKKRNEFNKDGFFLTLLSFFGYGLLLSLTPCTLPMIPILSSLILAKSTQTPSKKRAFWLSFIFVFFMSLAYALAGIVTALVGASVQGFLQHPLVLSFFAFIFVLLALACFGVFHLQMPSKIQNFIIKKQSSKTKGVLSLASMGFLSALIIGPCVAAPLAAALLYIAKSADIVLGGASLFVLSFGMGVPLLFVGLGLGFLKAGAWMQRVNIFFGFLMLAMAIWICSRFLAMPYILIAFGVLGVFFVSFMGIFDGLNSNYAKAKKALLILVLAYSLSLFLGGLFGGKSLLNPFHLNSNASNSQNLNSLEFENISTLKELEAKLQQSKKPILLYFTASWCENCKLLDAFTFSDKKVQELLQNYSLLKIDISKGDDEELKIMKKFEVFAPPVMFIFKDGVKKEQIIGFVGADEFLNSL
- the grpE gene encoding nucleotide exchange factor GrpE, translated to MKEQEHLDQEQNLETSNEAENLASDEQNELESLKAENAELKDRYLRANAEFENIKKRMEKEKASALAYANEGFAKDLLDVIDALEAASSVEAKDEVSEKIKEGVKNTLDLFLKKLEKHGIKQIEALSEFDPNLHEAMFHQESSDHKSGAIIQVLQKGYQIGDRIVRPAKVSVAK
- the dnaK gene encoding molecular chaperone DnaK, coding for MAKVIGIDLGTTNSCVAVFERGESKVIPNKEGKNTTPSVVAFTDKGEVLVGDSAKRQAVTNPEKTIYSIKRIMGLMFNEDKAKEAEKRLPYHIVDRNGACAVEIAGKVYTPQEISAKVLMKLKEDAEAFLGEQVVDAVITVPAYFNDAQRKATKEAGTIAGLNVLRIINEPTSAALAYGLDKKESEKIVVYDLGGGTFDVTVLETGDNVVEVLSTGGDAFLGGDDFDNKLIDFLASEFKNEQGIDLKNDVMALQRLKEAAETAKKELSSATETEVNLPFITADASGPKHLVKKITRAKFESMIESLVGETISKINEVVKDAGLNKDEVKEIVMVGGSTRVPLVQEEVKKAFNKELNKSVNPDEVVAIGAAIQGAVIKGDVKDVLLLDVTPLSLGIETLGGVMTKIIEKGTTIPTKKEQTFSTAEDNQSAVTINVLQGEREFSRDNKSLGNFNLEGIPPAPRGMPQIEVSFDIDANGILTVSAKDKATGKAQEIKITGSSGLSEEEIEKMVKDAELHKEEDKKRKEAVEARNQAEALVHQVEKSLSELGEKISEEDKTNITKALDELKELLKNENASKEEIEEKVKNLSAVSHKLAESMYKKDDTAGNDKKKKDDDVIDAEVE